Below is a window of Cytophaga hutchinsonii ATCC 33406 DNA.
GTTTAAGCTGGACGCATGTCGGGGATTTAAAATCATGGCAGTCTTCTGTCGTGCAATTGTATCAGGTAGAAGGTATACCGGCAACCTTTTTACTCGACCCGAAAGGCGTTGTAATCGCCCGTGATCTGAGAGGTGATGCATTGGATGCTAAATTAGAAGAATTATTAAAATAAAAATATGCTGAAGCTAAACGAAGAATTAAAAGATAAGATCGCCTATGGTTTAATCGGTTTGATTTTATTATCTACTATAATTCCTCTTTTCATTCCAATTGAAAGTATGGTGGTTTTTAGCTTTCATACATTTTTTATCGCTGCTTTAGCCGTTTTCTATACCGTTATTTCAGAAAAGAAAGATTTTATCCTGTTAACGTTTGCCTTGTTTGCTGTTCAGTGGTTCTGCCGTTTTTTTTTATTGAGCTCGAATGAACTTTATTATTCAATATTTCTGGCAGCACCATTTATTGCTGCAGCTATTGCATTAGGTATACTGGCATACAAACACAGTGTTGAATTTAAGAGCTTTGAGATGCTTGAATGTTTACTCGTTGTATTTATATTGATTTATGCGAGCAGGTTTCTTATTGCTACGGAATACGATTTGTATTATGCGTTTTGTTTAAGTTTTTTAATCGCAACATTAATGTATAATAATAATCTATGGCTGCGTTATGAAGAGGCAGAAAAGAATCTGCTGCTATTTTTACTGGTGCTGGCGTTTGTGGATGTGATTCAGGTGAGTGCGAAGTATATTTCATTTTAAAGACAAAGGCCGTCGAGACTAACATCTAGACGGCCTTTGCCTTTAAAGGGCGAATGCGATTCTCCCTTACATATTGTGCCAGAGCAACGCCATCCTCGGTCTGCATCACCTTGGTCTGTGACTCACAGACCGAAATCTTTAGAATAGCCTGTCCGCCATCACCTTGGTCTGTGGCTCACAGACCGAAATCTTTAGAATAGCCTGTCCGCCGTTGACTGGCTCTGTATCTTCAAAGGTTAGGGGAGTAGTATAACTTACCAGCCTCAGCCAGAAAAATGATCTACGGTTACTTTTAATCAAATTTTCGTTGATCGTTTTTTATATCTCTACACGCGGCCACTTCCATGCATAACGGATAATCAGACAAAGCAGCACAACTTGTACAGCAGCGCCCACATACATGTGCGCCCAGGCTACTCCAGCCAGATTAAACAATATACACGGAATATTCATTGTAGCAATTATGATATTTACCCGTCGATTTATGGTAACCGGCAGGGCAACAGAAAGGAAAATCATCAAAGCCGGAATTGTCACTACGATGAGTGCTATCAAAAGAAATCCTTGTGTAATATCAAATTCAAACACAATCCCTGTCCGGATTTCATCAATCATATTCGGCATGTATAAGTGGAAATAATCAAGATAGATAATGAGAAACATCAAACTCGCCCACAGCGCAGCCAGCTTCAGTTTCAAATTTACTTTGATGTCTTCTAATGTATGTTGTGTATGCATATTGTGTGTTGTTTTTTGTGTATTCATAAATGACCCATTCATGTTGTTTAGTTAAAAGGAAACGACGCTGTTGTTGGTATCACCTCGGTCTGCAGCTCACAGAACAGAACGGAATCTTTGTTTCCGCAAGTTCTATGGTTACTTTAATGCTGAAACAGTTACGCGGATCAACAGCAACGTACTGTGCTCAAAACGAAGCTTCCTGTATTGTTGGCTCACAGACCGAAATCTTTAGAATGGCCTGTCCGCCGCGGCGCACTGGTCATGGGATTAAAAGCATGCTCTATTTAAACGATCCGCTTAATGATTGCTGTTTTAAAATTTAAATCCAACATCCAGGCCCGGTTGTATAAAGTAGTTCGGCCATCTTTCTTCTATTGCTTTAAAAGATTCCGGAACATTTGTTCGTATGGGCCAATAACTAACACCAATAGCTGGTTCAAAAAAGAACCGGTTTTTAAAAAACGTAAAGTGATAACCCAAATATAAGTCCAGATACAAGGTGTATCCATTTCCAATCTTATTGTTGTTCTCATCCATGTATTTTTCAAAAGCATTCAATGCATAAAGGGATGTGTAAACGCCTTTCCACCAAAAACGCTGGTAGCCTATTTGAGGAGCAAGTATGCGAGCATGTCCGGAATAGTTTTCCCCCGGTGCATCAAAGGAAGGTCCAAAAGGGATTCCAAGTGGCCAGGCATAAATGGATCGTTTAAATCTTAATTGAACAACATCCTTGGGTGTTACACGATAGCCGGCATTTAATTGGATATACCCGGGATTGTTTGTTTGATCAAAATTTCCAAACATCAATAAGGAACTCCCGATAAACCATCTTTTATAGGTGCTGTCTTTTTGGGCAACCTGTGCATGCGCCTGTATACTGCTTGCCAACATGAGGGCAAGTCCAATCCATAAAACATTCTTTTGCATTACTATCCTTTTTTATGTGAAACGATAGGGCAAAAGTAGATAGACAGGATACTACAACTCCTTCACTTAAGTTAAGAAAAATGTATCAGCTCTTTTTGTCAACAATCCGTGCTCTGAGTCTGCTTAAGGATTGAGGCTTAATGCCTAAAAAACTTGCTAATTGATGTTGCGGAACACGCTGAATAAGGTCCGGTCTATTTTGTAATACGTTCAGGTATCGTTGTTCAGGTGAAGATGTCTTAAACGCGTCAAAGTCTATTTGTTGTTTCGCTAACAATTCTTCCGACAACATTCTGCACATGAGTTCAAACTTTGGAAATTTACTGTTTATTTCTGCTTCCATCTCTAAATTTGAAACGGTAAGAATACTGTCTTCAATACAGCTAATGAAATATTCAGAAGGGGCATTATGTATAACACAAGGTGGTGTTAATGCGTCCATTTCGGTGTAGAAAGCAGTAGTTTTTTCTTCTCCGTCTATTATGTAATAAATCCGGATACAGCCTTTTAAAACAAAATAACTCTCCTGTGATTTCTGTCCTTCTTTGAGTAAGATCGTACCTTTCGGTACCGAACGAAATAGGTCTAACGAAAGTAATGCGTTCTTCTCATCTTCTGTCAGTGAAATGTATGTTGATATAAAGTCAAATAATATGTCTTGCATTGATTTATGTTGTTAGTGCTCTCTATTACACTTGCCACGAACGTATTGCTGCTACCCGAAGGACGGGACTTTTACCACAAAACTTGATTTCGAAGATAATTACTTTTTATAATTATAACTGTCATGCAAAGCACGAATACGCGCATTTTGTAGCTGCTGTTAGCAGTAGTTATTTTTCTTTTAAATATATATGTCTAATGTTTTTTATTCCTGTTTCTCTTTCGTCAAGTTCAAATTTATCAATATCTTTAATTAACGGATACAGTTTAGGAAATCCATAATTTCTTGGGTCAAAGTCTGGCTTCTTTTTAAGGATGTAGTTACCCAAACTCCCTAAAAATGTCCAACCTGCTTCATCCGCTAAATCATTTACACTTTCTGTTATTACTCGAATTGTTTCATTATCTACTTTGCTGATAGGTTCTTCCTTTTTCAATTTCTCATCAGGTTTTGTAATAACCTTTGTCTCAACAGAAGATGCTTTTAATATTTCTATGTATATAAATTTGTCGCACGCAGAAATAAAAGGCTTAGGTGTCTTCTTCTCACCAAATCCAATAACTGTCATTCCAGCCTCTCTAAGTCTTGTAGCTAATCTTGTGAAATCGCTATCGCTGGAAACAATACAAAAACCGTTTACCTTTCCTGAATACAAAATATCCATGGCATCAATTATCAAAGCACTGTCGCTCGAATTTTTGCCAGTTGTATAACTGTATTGTTGAATTGGAGTAATTGCATTTTCCAAAAGGACGCTTTTCCAGCCTGAAACAGTCGGTTTTGTCCAATCAGCATAAATTCTTTTAATAGTAGGTGTCCCGTTTTTTGAAATTTCTTCAAGCATCTCTTTGACATTTGAATAAGGGACGTTGTCTGCGTCAATTAATACAGCAAGTTTATCTTCTTTCATATTATTAATAGTATTGTTGTCTGATGTAATTACCACTAACGTTGAACATGCGGTTTGTAGAGGTATTTAAATATATAAACTTTATAGGAATAGAGTAGACAAATTACTGCGGAAAATTACATTCTATTTTTACATCACTCATTTACAAAATAAAAAAATAAGGTTGCAGCGCAAGAAGTGCTGCAACCTTATTCAATCTGGATTATTAAATACGTTACTTTACGATCAGCACATATTTCTTTTTTTGTTCTGCGGGATTTACACCCATGCCTTTGTAGCTTAAGCGGCTTGCGGATGTTCCGTTTTGTACCAGGTAATCATAGATGTATCGCGCCTCTTCTTTTGTAAAATCATTACTGTATGTAACGGTTGAGTCGGCCTGATTCAGCACTTCTTTATCCATGGCGGTATGACGTACCGTATCTGTGACAACCTGATCTGTATATGCCTGAATTTCGAACGATATAGTTGGGTTTAAACGAAGCAGTAATTTTGCACGATTCAGTTCCAGCTGACTGGCATTGTCAATTGCTGTAACATCTTTAAAGCTAAGTGCCGAAAGCGGGATCTCAACTCCTTTGGTTAATGGTTTTAAACTGAATTCAATATTTTTTTCTTCATATTTCTTAACTGGCGATGTTGCAATGTGAAGGGATAGATATTCAAAACCCGGCGCCGCAGAAAAGATTCCCATGTCATAATCGTCTGTTGTTAATACAGGTACAGAATAACTTCCGTCTGCAGCAGTTCTGTATACCATACTTGTGCCCGTCTTTATATGTGTTACGGTGATCTGTCCCGTGATAGCAGTTTGTGTTGCCGCATTTTTTAAAACACCTTGATATAATTTTACCATTTCAGGCTGCATGTCGTCCGGAACTTTACAACGTACAATGTCGCGCTCATCTTTACCTTTACCGGGAGCAGCGGCATATAACATAGAACCGCCGGCAGCTATTGAAATGTATTTATCATCATCTGGTGTATTGATAAATGCATAGTTTATTGGTGTGGTAAAACCTCCGTCATCATTCAATGTACTTTTATAAAAATCCAATCCGCCTTTCCCTCCCGGGCGCATGGATGAAAAAAGAAATGTTTTATTATCAGACAAAAGCTTGCCGCCGCATTCGCAGCCTGTATTGATTGTGCCGGGCAATTCTACGGGAGCTTTCCAGGTAGATGAGCTCAGGCGCTCACTCACCATGATTTTTCCGCACGGTAAGCCGTTTGGTGTTTTTTTATCGCTTAATAAGGTAAAATATAAAAACTTCCCATCCGGAGACATCGATGGATCAATTTCATTTCCTGTACTATTGATCGGCTTTGCAAAATTGGTTGGTGCAGACCAGGCACCGTTTGCATTCTTTTCGGTATACCAGATATCTGTTCCGCCAATACCTTTATAGCGGTTAGAATGAAAAAGAATAATATTGCCGGCATGGTTGATGAAATAACCTCCGTTAGTAAGCTGTTCCGTTTGTGTATTAACACCCGCAACTACCTGTGGAAATGACCACACACCATTTGTTTGTGTGGAGATCATTACATCAGCCTTATTGGAGTTTCTATAAATCACTTCATACAATAATGTTTTTCCGTTCCCGCTTACACTCGGATTGAAATCATCGGTAAGTGCAGTACTGATAGGTTGACCTAAGGGAACAATCTGAGCAAGTACTCCCTGCATCATTAAAATAAAAGAAAAGAGAAGCGTTGTAATTTTCATAGCCCAAAGTTTAATATGTTTCAGATACGCTTGTAAAATATCTTCGTTTAAGATAAGAAATTTTATGAATTTCCGTTTTATTGATTCGATATACCAACATCCTTTTACTGGTATTTTAGTTTTTATTATTCGTCAAATCACTTTAAATAAATAATTTTTTATGTGTATGTGCCTGATATACCATCCATTTTTTACCGCAGATAAGCCGTTTACAATCGTCAATCCGGCACATAGGCGGGTGATGAGGTGGTTTATATAAGGATAAATCCGTGCTTTACCCCGTACTTTTTCTAAGCTTCAGCCAGGTACCAACGATATTGCATACCTTTTAATCATAAATTGATCCGTTAAGCTGCTTTTAAATAATAAATTCACACATCCTTTAACAGTAAAGCTGATTGAAACATACAAACACCGTTGAAACCGTTTATTATTTCTTAAATTTGCAGGTAGAAACCGTATTCAAACCGAATACGTGTTTTCTGCTGGCCTGTGTTAACAGGAAGCTATCCGAGATATAAAATTGCGAATACCGTGCCTTTAGAAATTTTAAAATTGAATAAGCAGTTAAATACTGCAATGTCTGATATGGGTTTTGTTGAACCTAAAGAAGTTCAGGAAAAAACATTATCACGTATTATTGGCGGACAGGATCTGGTTGTTATTGGGCCTGAGGGATGCGGCAAAACTACTGCAATGATTTTAGGCGTATTGGCAAAATTAAAATATGCCTTTGAAATTGCTCCCCGCGCAATGATTATGGTTCCTAATAAAGATAAGGGCCTTGAATTAGAAGAACAGTTCAGATTTCTGGGTAAGAATTTGGATATACGTGTATTGGGTGTTTATCCCGGTGCAGGCATGGAAGGCCAGCGGGAGTTACTGGAAGATGGTATTGATGTAGTGATTGGTACACCCGACCGTATTGAGGCATTGTATATTAAATCTGCTGTCAACCTTACACAGCTTAAAACATTTATTCTGGATGATGCAGATCTTATCGTTAAACAAGGTCTGCAAACAGTTGTAAAAAATATATCTGAAAGTTTACCTAAATGCCAGCACATTGTATTTACAGAAGTGATGCACGAAAAACTGGAAAAACTCATCCATTTCTTCTTAGTCTATCCTACAACGATTGAAGTAAATCTGGATTCAGAACATGTGTTAAGTACGGTTGATTTACAGTTGTTTAAAGTTCCGAATTATAAAACAAAATTGAATCTGCTGAACCTGATGATGCGTGATTATGACATCTATAAGAAGGTTGTCGTTTTTTCAAATTCAAAAGTGACTTCTGATAAATTATTGAAAAGTTTAGAAAAACGCATTGAAGGAGCAGTAGCTATTTTTAATCCATCGTATAGTCAGAAAGGATTTACATCTTTTGAACAGTTTAAACAAGACGAAAATGTTCGTGTATTGTTACTGTCAAATGAAGAAGAGGTATTGCTGAATCTGGATGATATCGGTCACATTCTTCACTTTGATCTTCCTGCAGACCGTACTATTTTTATCAATAGAGTAGAACGTAAACAGGTGGATGAACTTCCCAATACGGTTGCTATTACGTATGCAACTGACATTGAATTGAATATGGTTCGTAAGATTGAATTAGGTGTAGGGCATAGTATGGAAATTATGGAGCTGCCGGTTGATTTGGTTATTGAAGGGAACCGTGGAGGAGGAGATGAAGAAGAAAAAGTTGTTAAGAAGAAAAAGACAACAATAGAGGAATATATACCCGGAGCAGCTTTTCATGCCAAAAAAGAAAGCAACCTGAAGGATTATAATTATAATTACAAAGACAAACGAAAAATGGCAGGAAAGAAAAGCAAACGAAGAGACAGTTAATTTTTATATAAGTAGCTTATTTTTAAGTAATTAATTTGTTTGTTTAAACAATATTTATACAAAATAATATTGTGTGGACAATTAATTAATTATATTTTTTTATGTAATTGATTGAATTGCTGTAGTTTTGTGAAAAAATATATGTTCTATGAAAAAAATATTTTTACTCGCTTTATTTAGCATTTCAATTTTTCATTCATCTTTTTCGCAGGTTGCAAATGATGAATGTACCGGCGCACTTACGTTGACGCCATCTTCCACTTGTACCCCAACAAGCGGAACCCTGACAGGAGCAGGGACAAGTACACTGACAACT
It encodes the following:
- a CDS encoding DUF6326 family protein, producing MHTQHTLEDIKVNLKLKLAALWASLMFLIIYLDYFHLYMPNMIDEIRTGIVFEFDITQGFLLIALIVVTIPALMIFLSVALPVTINRRVNIIIATMNIPCILFNLAGVAWAHMYVGAAVQVVLLCLIIRYAWKWPRVEI
- a CDS encoding DEAD/DEAH box helicase; this encodes MNKQLNTAMSDMGFVEPKEVQEKTLSRIIGGQDLVVIGPEGCGKTTAMILGVLAKLKYAFEIAPRAMIMVPNKDKGLELEEQFRFLGKNLDIRVLGVYPGAGMEGQRELLEDGIDVVIGTPDRIEALYIKSAVNLTQLKTFILDDADLIVKQGLQTVVKNISESLPKCQHIVFTEVMHEKLEKLIHFFLVYPTTIEVNLDSEHVLSTVDLQLFKVPNYKTKLNLLNLMMRDYDIYKKVVVFSNSKVTSDKLLKSLEKRIEGAVAIFNPSYSQKGFTSFEQFKQDENVRVLLLSNEEEVLLNLDDIGHILHFDLPADRTIFINRVERKQVDELPNTVAITYATDIELNMVRKIELGVGHSMEIMELPVDLVIEGNRGGGDEEEKVVKKKKTTIEEYIPGAAFHAKKESNLKDYNYNYKDKRKMAGKKSKRRDS
- a CDS encoding NYN domain-containing protein; its protein translation is MKEDKLAVLIDADNVPYSNVKEMLEEISKNGTPTIKRIYADWTKPTVSGWKSVLLENAITPIQQYSYTTGKNSSDSALIIDAMDILYSGKVNGFCIVSSDSDFTRLATRLREAGMTVIGFGEKKTPKPFISACDKFIYIEILKASSVETKVITKPDEKLKKEEPISKVDNETIRVITESVNDLADEAGWTFLGSLGNYILKKKPDFDPRNYGFPKLYPLIKDIDKFELDERETGIKNIRHIYLKEK
- a CDS encoding Crp/Fnr family transcriptional regulator, with amino-acid sequence MQDILFDFISTYISLTEDEKNALLSLDLFRSVPKGTILLKEGQKSQESYFVLKGCIRIYYIIDGEEKTTAFYTEMDALTPPCVIHNAPSEYFISCIEDSILTVSNLEMEAEINSKFPKFELMCRMLSEELLAKQQIDFDAFKTSSPEQRYLNVLQNRPDLIQRVPQHQLASFLGIKPQSLSRLRARIVDKKS
- a CDS encoding PD40 domain-containing protein, whose translation is MKITTLLFSFILMMQGVLAQIVPLGQPISTALTDDFNPSVSGNGKTLLYEVIYRNSNKADVMISTQTNGVWSFPQVVAGVNTQTEQLTNGGYFINHAGNIILFHSNRYKGIGGTDIWYTEKNANGAWSAPTNFAKPINSTGNEIDPSMSPDGKFLYFTLLSDKKTPNGLPCGKIMVSERLSSSTWKAPVELPGTINTGCECGGKLLSDNKTFLFSSMRPGGKGGLDFYKSTLNDDGGFTTPINYAFINTPDDDKYISIAAGGSMLYAAAPGKGKDERDIVRCKVPDDMQPEMVKLYQGVLKNAATQTAITGQITVTHIKTGTSMVYRTAADGSYSVPVLTTDDYDMGIFSAAPGFEYLSLHIATSPVKKYEEKNIEFSLKPLTKGVEIPLSALSFKDVTAIDNASQLELNRAKLLLRLNPTISFEIQAYTDQVVTDTVRHTAMDKEVLNQADSTVTYSNDFTKEEARYIYDYLVQNGTSASRLSYKGMGVNPAEQKKKYVLIVK